The Shewanella mesophila genome contains the following window.
TGGTTATTTAGAGACACCCAAGGCTTATCTGAAGTCGGCTTAACCAAAGCCACCATAGAGAAGCTCGTCACCACCCCAGTATATGGCACTGTGGCCACTATCTTGTTTTTCGCCATCGGCGGCGCTCCACTGGTACTCGGCGCACGAATGATAAAACAGCTCGAATATTGCTGGCCATCAATCAATCCACAATATCGAAGCTTTGGTAAACCCACATATTACTTAAGCTACGCCCTCTATTTCCTGCCGACACAGTTATGGAACTTCACCTTAGCCATACAAGGCGGCCCCCGGACATTGATGCTAATGCTCAGGCCAACTAAGAGCCGTTATCCAATCAACAACCATATCGCGACCTGTGAAATTGCCGCGCATGTGCTGCATATAGAGCTAGGTGGGCCAATAAAGTTTGCCGATACTAAGGTTTCTGTCGAGAAAGTAGGTAAAAGCCAAAAACCAGATGCATCTCACCTCCTCCCCGCCCTAAAACTGGTCCGAATGGGAAATACTATTTGGGTTTTGAGTGTTATCTTAATTCCCGTTATTTGGGCCTTATTACGCTACCTCAAAACCGCAGCGCTATAGTTTTTAGTCGAACGACGGTCTCCATAGAGGATTGGGCTAGACAAGCGACAACGGATTGGTATTATGCGATTCTAGCGGTAACATACTGACACAATAGGCATAACGATTTTGTTTGATAATCTTCATATTTCACTGACAACCCCGGCGCTACTTTTCCCTGCAATTTCATTGCTATTACTTGCCTACACCAATCGCTTTTTCTCGCTAGCGGCGTTAATCCGTAACCTTAGTAGTCAGGGAACGCCAATTCATAGTGGACAACTTAAAAATCTCCGCCAACGCATCGTTATCATTCGGCGCATGCAAGAAGCGGGTGTATCTAGCTTCGCCCTATGTGTGTTGTGCATGATTTTTATCTATATTGGTTTTAACAAGACAGGGTCTCTCATCTTTGGCTCAAGCCTACTGCTCCTGCTTTATTCTCTGTTGCTATCCGTCATTGAAATTCGGATCTCGGTCGATGCGCTTAATTTTCACTTAAAAGAGCTCGATCAATGAGAGAGTGGCTCTATTTTTTTGACTTATGTGGTACCGCAGTATTTGCCCTATCAGGCGCACTGGCAGCAGGACGTCATCGAATGGACCCTTTTGGGGTGATTGTTCTCGCCTCGGTAACCGCGATTGGCGGCGGCAGTATTCGTGACGCCCTCTTAGGAACCACGCCAGTATTTTGGATCCGCGACCCCAATTACATCATAGTCATTCTCGCTACTGTGTTGTTAACGTTTATCTTTATTCGCAAGCCCAAGAAGATGCCACAATATACTCTGCCCGTGGCGGATGCTTTAGGTTTAGCATTATTTACCGTTATTGGTGCAGAAAAGGCGCTCAATCTCGGACTCGGCGGTATGATTGCTGTGGTAATGGGCTTGATAACTGGCGTCGGAGGCGGCATTATTCGAGACTTACTCTGTCGCCAAGTCCCGATGATTTTACGTACCGAAATTTATGCTACCGCATCAATATTCGGCGGGATAATTTATACCTTGGCATTAAGCCTAGGCGCCGCCAATAAGGCTGCATTCGCGGTCGCTATGATTAGCGCTCTGGCCATTAGGTTAGCGGCGATTAAATGGCACTTAAGACTCCCCGCTTTTGATTTGAAGAAAACATAAGATGATCAGGTATTTTTTATATAGCTTACTGGCACTAACCCCTCTATTTGCGCAGGCAAATCCTGGTGATATGCCAAAAGAACAGCAGATGGCTGTCAAGTATATTCAAGCCCTTACCGATCACGACTACCGCACTCTAGGATCATTTTATAATCGCGACAGTATCTTTATCGATCGCACCGCCAGTAAAAAATACACAGGTAGACGCGATATCTTAGAATTTTTCGAGCGCGCTCATCGCGGCGTACTCGAATATGATTTCAATATTGAACACATGTATAACTCAGGCTCATTGGTGATCATGATAGGTAACTACCACTATCGTGGCCCAGGAAGTCTATTTGGTAAGCCAGGGAAAGTGATTGAACTTGCGATACCAGGGGTAACAACAGTAAAACTGGATCTAGCCAACCACCGCGTGACCCAGCATGAAGACCTAATGGATTATCAAACCATGCAAGATCAACTCGCAACGCAGTAAGTTTCGAGCAAAGAGCATAAGTGTTCCAGACACAAGGCTAATTTCTACCCATCCATGGGAAATTGACATAAGTGTTCCAGACACAAAAAAGGTCTGCATGGCAGACCTTTTTTATATTGCTTAGCTTTACTCTGAGCCAAGTACTCTAGACCAAAGCGATTTAAACCAAAGTGATTTTGGCAAACTTACGCTTGCCCACTTGGAATACCCCGCTAGCCCCTGCAGTTAACTGCAGGCGAGTATCTTCAATCTTAACGCCATCAATCTTAGCAGCGCCTTGCTTTATCATTCGCATTGCATCAGAAGTTGAACCGACAAGGCCCGCCTCTTTTAACACGTTAGCGATCGCAATCCCTTCACCGGCAACAAGCTCAACCTCTTCGATATCTTCAGGTAGAGCGCCTTTTTGGAAGCGGTTAATAAACTCTTGGTGAGCGGCTTCAGCTGCGGCTTCATCATGAAAACGCGCGATGATCTCTTTCGCCAGTAAGATCTTAACATCTCTAGGGTTAGTACCTTGAGTCACATCCTCTTTTAACTGAGCAATTTCAGTAAGTGGACGGAATGATAAGAGATCGAAATAACGCCACATCAAATCATCAGAAATTGACATGATTTTACCGAACATTTCACTCGCTGGCTCGCTAACACCGATATAGTTGTGTGCCGACTTCGACATCTTCTTGACGCCATCAAGGCCTTCGAGCAGCGGCATCATAATAACCGTCTGAGGCTTTTGTCCCGCCGATTTTTGCAGTTCACGGCCCATCAGCAAGTTAAACTTCTGATCCGTACCACCAAGTTCTACGTCAGACTCTAGCGCTACCGAGTCATAACCTTGCAAGAGTGGATACATAAACTCATGAATCGCGATAGATTGACCCGAAGCATAACGCTTCTTAAAGTCATCACGCTCCATCATACGAGCAACCGTTTGCTGAGAAGCTAAGCGGATCATCCCCGCCGCGCCTAGCGGCTCTAGCCAGCTAGAGTTAAACTCGATGCGCGTCTTAGCAGGATCAAGGATCTTGTACACCTGCTCTTTATAGGTCTCGGCATTCGCCAGAACTTGTTCACGGGTCAATGGAGGACGAGTGCTATTTTTACCGCTTGGATCGCCAACCATACCGGTGAAATCACCAATCAAGAAGATCACTTCATGACCCAGTTCTTGGAAGGTTCTCATCTTATTCAAAATAACGGTATGGCCAAGATGAATATCTGGCGCAGTGGGATCGGCCCCCAACTTAATGCGCAGAGGACGACCCTCTTTGAGTTTTTCAAGCAGATCCGCTTCGAGAAGGATCTCGTCGGTACCACGTTTAATTTCTGCTAATGCTTGGTCTAAATCAGCCATCTTGGCAGCTACTCCTGAGAGCCTATAGGTAAATACTGGGCACTAATGTTACTTGTTAGCCAGCACAAATGAAAGGGTGTACACTAACAGGATGGGCTTAAGTGTAAGAAATTGGTATCGGAGTCAATGGGAAAGGTAATAACACTCTTAAAATTGTTACCCAGATTACATCAAATTATATTGAGTATCTTAGTGGTGATCACCTTAATGGTGGTATTTTTACCATCTGACGATGCTCAGGCTTCCCGTTCTACAAACAGCGCGCTATCGGGATCTGTGACCTTCTCTGACGAAGGTAAAGCGATAATCCCCAATGCCCAAGCGTATCCCGTCCCATTAGCCTTCAGAACACCTGAGCCGCCAAGCGCCGCTGAAATAGCCCAAGACGCAAGTAAGGCTAACCAAGTCGATTTAACCCAAACTGCACTATCATCTCCCGCCATTGATAATGAAGAAGACACTGTTGAAGCTGCTGAACACAAAGAACAATTTATCGTTCGTAGTGGCGACACCTTAGCTGCACTGTTTAAGCGTGCAGGACTTAGCGCGCGCGACGTATATGAGATCACCCAACTGCCCAAAGCCAAAAAGAACCTGTTAAAAATCATGCCGGGCGAAGAGATAGAGATCGTTAAAAATGAGGCGGGTGAACTCACTAAGGTGCATTACCATCTCGACCCCATCTCGACACTCATTATCAGTAAGCAAAGCAGTGGCTATAGCGAAGCGGTCGAGACCAAACAAGTAGAAAGCCGTACTAAATTTGCAGCGGCAACCATTAGTAGTAACTTTTGGAATGCTGGCGTTAGCGCAGGCTTAACACCAAACCAGATCATGCAGTTAGCGACCATCTTTGGCTGGGACATCGACTTTGCCCTAGACCTAAGACAGGGAGATAACTTCGCCATCTTGTTCGAAGAGGAGTACGCCGACGGCGAGTTTTTACGTAACGGCAATATTCTTGCCGCTGAATTTATTAACCAAGGCGATAAGTACACCGCAGTGCGTTATAAAGACGGCAGCTACTACTCGGCGGAAGGACGCAGCATGCGTAAGGCCTTCTTACGCTCACCTGTTGATTTTAAATATGTAAGCTCAAGCTTCAATCCACGCCGCCTTCATCCCGTTACTGGGCAAGTCAAAGCCCACCGAGGCGTCGACTATGTCGCCGCGGTCGGCACACCGATTAAAGCGGCGGGTAAAGGCAGAGTAATTAAATCGGGTTACAATCAATACAATGGCAACTATGTATTTATTAAGCACAATGAAACCTATACCACTAAATACCTTCACCTTAAAAAGCGCAAAGTAAAGCAAGGACAAACGGTCAAACAGGGCCAAGTGATCGGCACGTTAGGCTCAACAGGTCGGGTTACTGGCGCACATCTTCACTATGAATTTATCGTCAATGGGGTTCATCGCAATCCGCGAACGGTAAAACTACCGCAGTCGTTACCAATCGACAAAAAAGAGAAGCAGCAATTTCTCGCGCTTAGCCAGCAATTAATGACTAAACTTGAACAGCAACAACAAGTTCAGCTTGCCGCTCAATAGGATCGACTAATGACTTCAAAATACTATATCGGCTTAATGTCGGGTACCAGCATGGATGGTGTTGACGCCGTTCTAGTCGATTTCAGCGACGACAAGATAGCCCTAGTCGCTAGCCATACCGAAGCACTGCCTAAACACCTGCTGAGTGGCTTACAGCGTTTATGTAAGTCAGGCAACGATGAAATTAATCGGGTTGGCACCTTAGATCGAAGTGTCGGCAAATTATTTGCCCAAGCGGTTAATGGATTAATCGACAAAGCGGAAATAGACAAAAGGCAGGTGATTGCCATTGGCAGTCATGGTCAAACAATAAGGCACATGCCAAATCTAGAGATGGGATTTACCTTACAAATAGGCGATCCCAATACTATAGCGGCGTTGACAGGTATCGATGTGATAGCCGATTTCAGACGAAAGGATATCGCCCTTGGTGGCCAAGGAGCACCTTTAGTGCCCGCATTCCACCAGCAGCTATTTGCCAAAACGGGCACCAAAAGGATGATATTAAATATTGGTGGCATCTCTAACATCACCTATCTGCCTGGTGATGCAACTGCGGTTATCGGATTTGATAATGGCCCTGGCAACACCTTAATCGATGCTTGGATGAAGCAGGTTAACGGTGAGCCCTATGATAAAGATGGTGAATGGGCGGCCAGTGGAACCACAAACCAACAACTCTTAGAGCAGATGTTATCCCACTCCTATTTCTCTTTAAGTGCACCCAAGAGCACAGGTAGAGAACTGTTTAATCAAGCTTGGATGGAGCAACAAACCGCCGACTTTGGTTACATGAATGAAGCCGATATTCAATCGACCCTGCTCGATCTAACCTGTCACAGCATCGCTAATGATTGCCTAAAACTCACCGATAGCGCCGAGCTTTATGTCTGTGGCGGCGGCGCCTTTAATAAAGAGCTGCTGCGCCGCATAACCCTACTGCTGCCACATTATACGGTGAACACCTCAACGGCCCTAGGGGTTAACCCTCAATGGGTCGAAGGCATCGCCTTTGCTTGGCTTGCCATGCGCCATAAACATGGACTGCCAGGCAACTTGCCAGCGGTAACGGGCGCCTCAAGAGAGGCAGTGCTTGGTGGATTCTTCCCTGCGGGCTAAACATCTACCCCGCTCCCATGACATAGTTTATTCAACGCAAACGGCTTAGATCACTGTCATATCTGTTGTCTTGTTGATTGATAAAAAAGTTTCACTTTTCATCTAGTCGATAGGCGTTAAAGTGCAAGTAGTACGATTAACAATATTCTCACAATACAAGGAATCGTTTTATGAATATGACACAGAAAATGACTGCTGAATTTATTGGCACACTCTGGTTAGTGCTAGGGGGATGCGGTAGCGCAGTGTTAGCCGCGGCGTTCCCAGATGTAGGGATCGGCCTACTTGGCGTTTCATTTGCCTTTGGTTTAACGGTATTAACTATGGCCTATGCAGTGGGTCATATCTCAGGTTGCCATCTTAATCCAGCGGTATCCTTTGGTCTTTGGGCTGGTGGTCGCTTTCCCGCCAATGAACTCTTGCCGTACATTACCGCTCAAGTTGCTGGCGGTATTGCTGGCGCAGGTATTATTTACTTAATCGCATCGGGTAATCCCGACTTTAACCTCGCAGATGGCTTCGCATCCAATGGATTTGGTGACCACTCCCCAGGTGGTTATACCATGGCAGCCGCATTAATCTGTGAGGTTGTCATGACATTGTTTTTCCTATTAATTATCTTAGGCGCCACAGATCCTCGAGCTCCTTCTGGTTTTGCTCCTATCGCTATCGGTTTAGGCCTAACACTTATCCACTTAATCAGTATTCCAGTCACAAACACCTCGGTAAATCCGGCTCGCAGCACGGGCCCAGCCTTATTTGTCGGCGATTGGGCTATGTCTCAGCTATGGTTATTCTGGGTCGCGCCTATCGCTGGGGCCATCCTTGCAGGACTGATTTACAAAGTATTTAATGCGAAACAGTAACGATAAACGCCTCAAAAAAATACGCCAATATGTCAAAACATGTTGGCGTTTCACCAATAAAGCCTCACGACAAAATCCTCTATACTGCGGCCTAACAAATGTTATCATTGTAGCCAATCGGCCTAGCCATTAAAACTGAAGAGTAAACCATGACTAAAAGTGCAAAAGATGCCAGCAACATGACGCCCGAAGCGCGTTACGACTACCTCGTTGAACAAGCCAAAACTCACAAGACATTGTGGACACTGCAAGATTTAGATGGTTGCGTGATGTTAACCACCGAAGATGAAGATTGCATCCCTATGTGGCCATGTGAAGAGACCGCTAAGATGTGGGCCGTTGAAGATTGGGCTGACTGCACGCCGCTGGCGATCCCGCTAGATGAATGGTTAGAGCGTTGGGTTGCCGGTATGCAAGATGACGATCTATTTGTCGCTGTATTCCCTGTACAAGAAGATCTCGGTGTCGTTATCCCGCCTTATGAATTAGAGCAACGCCTAACGCCAAAGCAACGCCACTAATTTTCATCAAAAAGGGAGTAACACGTGTCGTCATCAATACCGTCAGACAAGCAAGCAGCACCAAAAGCCGCTGATAAAACCAAGTTACCTAAACGCTTATTAGCCTTGCTACTTTTCTTAGGCATCGCCTCGATAAGTGGATTGATGGCGAAACAAGGGGTACTGTTTTGTATATTGACGCTGTTGATGGTGATCGCTGTATTGGGCCGCCAAAAAGCAGGCTTATACATGCTCAGAGGTTATACGGTGATCCAGTTAGGACTCGTTTGTCTATTACCGGTGATTTTATACGACCCAGGAAATCTAGTTGCGGGTCCATCGACCTTCCAGCTTGGTGAGTTACAAGGACAAATACCCGATTCCATCGTATTTAGCGTGTTGATCTTACTATCTATCTTACAAGTGTGGGTCGCCTTTACTCCCAAAGTGAAAGCCTATTGTCATATCAAAACCAATATGAACATTATGCGATAAGCATTAGCTTTAACGCTCGCGATACAAAAAAAGCCAGCTATGCTGGCTTTTTTTATCTAACTCATCAATCAAGCTTATACCGAGAAACTCGCGCCACAGCCACACGTTGTGGTGGCATTAGGGTTTTTCACGAAGAAACGCGACCCTTCAAGGCCCGAAGTATAATCGACTTCGCCACCCACTAGGTATTGCAGACTCATGGGATCAACCACTAACTGAACACCTTGTTTTTCCACGGTGAAGTCACCTTCATTTACCTTCTCATCGAATGTAAAGCCGTACTGAAAACCTGAGCAGCCACCACCAGTTACATATACACGTAACTTAAGCGCATCATTTTGCTCTTCGTCCAACAAGGTTTTTACCTTTGAAGCTGCCGCGTCGGTAAAACGGATTGGCATTGTATCTTCAACTTGTTCAGTCATTACTACCTCTTACATCGGTTTGCTGAGCGGAATTATCCGATACCTGACCATTTTGTTCAAGTAATAGTCGTGGCTCAGGTGAAATCAGTGATGAAGCCGATTCATCGTCATGGTTTTCTGGCAATGCTTGAGGCGATGTGGCATCACTCTCAGGGGCAATTATATCATCTTGAGAAGGTGCTAAGCCTTGCTTCAACGCATTTTCATTCACCTCATCGCCGCCAACCTCTTCGAGGATTGATTCAGTTCTATTTAACAATTCTTGAACCGTAAATGCCTGCTCCGCCGATGCGCCTTTACTCCAACGACTCGAGGGTACCGTAACCTTAGCCTCCACTCTCGATAGCTCAAATCCATCGGGAAACTGCACCACAGTTTCTAGACTCTGAAAATACCTAAAACTAAAGTTAAATTTATCCTCGGTTAAGTCACCCAATGATAATTTGGCCACCTTACCCTGTTGAAGTCCGATAAAGAGAAGATCGGCTTTGCCTTTTAACGCTTGCTTGCGCTTTTGCAATTGAGTGAGTACTAACTTAACTCGATATTGATTAGTAAGCAGACTCGGACTCATCTCCAGCTCGTGAATCGCTACTCCATCGGCTTGATGTTCAGGTGCCATTATACTGCGATAAAATGCCAGTTCACGATCCAGCTCTTTCTGCTTCTGATGCTGCTCTAAAAACATCTGCTGCATATTGTTGTTTGCTTCACGCTCGAGCGACAGCTCTAAATTACGAGATGCGAGTACCTCAGCTTGTGCTTTTAACGCCTGACTAAGCTCAGCTTCCCGAGCATTAGATGGATTAGCAATAACTTGATGCTGAGACGACCAAATATCCCACGTTAAGACGCCAGTAAAAAATGCCACTAAGATTAGCAACAACAGATAAACGCTCGAAGGTCTAATTTTTCGCTCAATGACTTGCATGCGATCGACCCAGCGATGATAATTTGGCATTAAGTATTAGCCCCTTATAAAAAAATCTTAACTCTATTTGAGTACAACAATGGTTTATCCGGAAGGTTACTGTGCAGCTAAAAATTAATAGCGTCATTAAGCAATGCCAGAAATACCTCAATACCGATCTCAAAGATAAGCTATCACAAGCCCAGATCAGTGTGCAGCTTTGTGGTCTCGCGCTCGCTTTTGCTCTCGTGGCATCGGCGGTGATAATACTATTTCGCCTGCTATTACTCGGATTAAACACTTTCACCCAAACTCAAGAGTGGGATTTTACTGGCAACTTTGGTGACTGGCGAGTGCTATTGCCACTTTTAGGGGCGATATTAATCTGGATCGTGGCGATTTTGGGATCTAAACGGTACAAGCGCATGGGAATCGCCTATGTCATGCACCGCATGAAATTGCATTATGGCAAGATCCCTCTGCAATCTGCACCAGGGCAATTTTTCCAAGCATTGTTTGCATTAGCGACCAACTTCTCTGTGGGACGCGAAGGCCCTGCCATACATCTCGGTGCGGTCAGTGCCAGTGTTATGGCTGAGAAATTCAAATTGCCAGACAACAGCGTACGTATCATGTGCGCTAGCGGCATCGCCGCCGGAATCGCCGCCATCTTTAACGCCCCCTTAGCGGCGGTTATCTTTGTATTTGAGGTGGTCCTTAGAGAATACAAAGTCCATTACTTCTTCCCTATCATGCTCTCGGCCATTTGTGGCGCAGTTACCAGCCAGCTAGTGTTTGGTAATGTTCATGAATATGAGCAGATTGGTATCAACCATATTCCCTTGTCTCAATACCCTATTTTACTTGTCTGTGGCGTCACACTTGGCTGTATCGCGGCGTTATTTAATCACACGCTTCTGCAAGTCACCGACAAGGGGCAGCAGTGGCCCTTGATCTATCGCCTGTTATTAGCTGGCGGTATCACGACTATCATTGGCGTATTTCTGCCGCAAGCATTAGGCAGTGGTGACCTTGCTATCACCCATGCCATAAGCGACAACCCAAGCTTGCTTTTATTGATAGGCCTTTTGGTCGGTAAAATCGTCGCCACCATTGCCGCTATAGGGCTTGGTATTCCTGGCGGGATCATAGGCCCGTTATTTGGTATCGGCGCGTTAATTGGTGCCATTTTGGCCGTGGTAAGTGCCTTTTTCTTTCCGTCGGTGACCCCTTATGTGGGTCTCTATACCATTATCGGCATGACCGCCATGATGGGCGTTTGCCTAAGTGCTCCCTTAGCTGCACTCGTGGCATTACTTGAACTGACTAACAATGCATCAATTATTTTACCTTCGATGTTTGTCACCATCCCTGCATTTTTGATCGCTCACCAAGCCTTCAATACTAAATCACTGTTTTACCGCCAAATGGATATTATGGGGCTCGATTATAAGATCTCTTCCGTTAAACTAGGACTCCAGAAAAAAGGCGTGAGAGCCGTTATGGATAAACGCTTTGTTATTGTCAAAGACAATAATGAGTTGCTACTCGAAGTATTGAAACGCGCCGAAGGTCGCTCTGTGTTGGTGCAAAACAACCTAGGCGAAATGGAGATGCTACAGCTAGAGCTTCAGATAGTGGATGATATGAGCACCTTAACCCGTCATCCAATCCAAGGTCTGGCCGATACCAGCACGCTAAAAGAAGTTTATGAGGTACTATCGAGAGAAAGACGAGGAGAAGTGTTTATCTATCAAGGTAGCATCGACAAGGTAGTGGGTGTGATTAGCTGGGCAATGCTGCAAAAAGAGATTAACTCTGGGCAGATATAATGCGCCTTATCTGTCTCATCATAGTCAATTGAGTAAACGCGATTCACAGCTTAAATTTGCCAATCAACCCGCTGGCGTATGATTCCACTGTACTGGCAGTTCTGCTATAGTGCCGTCTCGAACATTTAGCAACTTATTGCCATATTTAATGGCTATTTGACCGCAATGACGTTATCCGTAGACTAGCCCAAAAGCACACGTAGCGGATTAGTCTAAAGACGTTTTAAGATATCGCAAGTACGCTTGAGCTTGAGCAGGGTGTTGATGAGCCATGTTGCTGCGCGGTTTAACGGTAAAATGGTTATTCAGTATGGCGTAAGGCTTATTTAGCCTAACGCCCTGACAATACCAAACTATGTGATCGATGACATTGAAAATGCTGAGCATAAGATCACAATTACAACTCGACTCGCAGGAAATTTAGACCAGCCTGATATACTCTAGCTGACACGAATTTAATAAGTGCGTTTTCCTTCATAAGAAGGTGTTAGTGGTAAGTGCAGCATTCACCACAATATTTTACGCAGCGTGACAAATACAGTGAAAGTGTCCCCGCTATCCAGAGGCCATTGAGAGCGGGATAATAAATAAGAAATGACTCGAGTAGTCATAGATACTCAACCGTTTCTATACGAGCGGGTAACGAACTCTTAATTTCCATGGCACTGTTCACTCATGCTGTTAGCACTGATATTGGCAATTGATTCACAACTTGAACAATACCAAGGCCCAATTAATTGATATTCACAAAAAGCCAGTTTTAATCTGGCGACTGACTTTAAGGATATAGAATGACCCGTTCTGAAACCCTATTTGAACAGGCTAAAAAAACCATCCCTGGTGGCGTTAACTCACCTGTACGTGCCTTTAACGGTGTTGGTGGTTCCCCCCTCTTTATCGAAAAAGCT
Protein-coding sequences here:
- a CDS encoding chloride channel protein — its product is MQLKINSVIKQCQKYLNTDLKDKLSQAQISVQLCGLALAFALVASAVIILFRLLLLGLNTFTQTQEWDFTGNFGDWRVLLPLLGAILIWIVAILGSKRYKRMGIAYVMHRMKLHYGKIPLQSAPGQFFQALFALATNFSVGREGPAIHLGAVSASVMAEKFKLPDNSVRIMCASGIAAGIAAIFNAPLAAVIFVFEVVLREYKVHYFFPIMLSAICGAVTSQLVFGNVHEYEQIGINHIPLSQYPILLVCGVTLGCIAALFNHTLLQVTDKGQQWPLIYRLLLAGGITTIIGVFLPQALGSGDLAITHAISDNPSLLLLIGLLVGKIVATIAAIGLGIPGGIIGPLFGIGALIGAILAVVSAFFFPSVTPYVGLYTIIGMTAMMGVCLSAPLAALVALLELTNNASIILPSMFVTIPAFLIAHQAFNTKSLFYRQMDIMGLDYKISSVKLGLQKKGVRAVMDKRFVIVKDNNELLLEVLKRAEGRSVLVQNNLGEMEMLQLELQIVDDMSTLTRHPIQGLADTSTLKEVYEVLSRERRGEVFIYQGSIDKVVGVISWAMLQKEINSGQI